From Vibrio splendidus, a single genomic window includes:
- a CDS encoding beta-N-acetylhexosaminidase encodes MLKRNLLSVAVLAGLSGCAVTQAPEQQVVNALADNLDVQYEILTNHGANEGMACQELGAEWASCNKVNMTLTNDGEAIDSKDWTIYFHSIRLILDVDNEQFKITRVTGDLHKLEPTDKFDGFAAGEEVILPLTSEYWQLFETDFMPGAFVTAPNAEPKMIASLNTEDVASFVTGLEGNNLKRTPDDNNVMATAVTRFEKNSDLATQDVSTTLLPTPMSVEAGEGSVSIAGGIALPKEAFDAEQFAAIEERADVVNVDVSGDLPVSVAVVPTHFTGDLAKSGAYELSISEEGIAIKAFDKTGAFYAVQSIFGLIDSQNAESLPQLSIQDAPRFDYRGVMVDVARNFHSKDAILATLDQMAAYKMNKLHLHLTDDEGWRLEIPGLPELTDVGSNRCFDLEEQSCLLPQLGSGPTTDNFGSGFFSKADYVEILSYAKARSIEVIPEIDMPAHARSAVVSMEARYTRLIAEGKEAEANEYRLMDPQDTSNVTTVQFYDKQSFINPCMESSTHFVDKVISEVAAMHQEAGVPLTTWHFGGDEAKNIKLGAGLQDVNAEDKVAWKGNIDLAKQDKPFQQSPQCQSLIADGTVSDFGHLPSHFAEQVSKIVADKGIPHFQAWQDGLKYSEGEEAFATESTRVNFWDVLYWGGTSSVYDWSAKGYDVIVSNPDYVYMDMPYEVDAAERGYYWATRATDTRKMFGFAPENMPQNAETSLDRDGNGFSGKGEIEAKPFYGLSAQLWSETVRTDEQYEYMVFPRVLAAAERAWHRADWENDYKVGVEYSQESNLVNKQDLNSDFNRFANIVGQRELAKLEKAGIDYRLPVPGAQVVDGKLAMNVQFPGVELQYSADGENWLTYDEQQRPSVSSETYIRSISESGERVSRVTSVK; translated from the coding sequence ATGTTGAAAAGAAACTTACTATCTGTCGCGGTATTAGCTGGTTTATCGGGTTGTGCCGTAACGCAAGCACCTGAGCAACAGGTTGTTAATGCACTGGCTGATAACCTTGATGTGCAATATGAAATTCTAACCAATCACGGTGCGAATGAAGGTATGGCTTGTCAGGAGTTAGGTGCTGAATGGGCGTCATGTAACAAAGTGAACATGACCCTGACCAATGACGGTGAAGCGATTGACTCGAAAGATTGGACTATCTATTTCCACAGTATTCGCCTTATTTTAGATGTTGATAACGAACAATTTAAAATCACTCGTGTAACGGGTGACCTACACAAACTAGAGCCTACAGATAAGTTCGATGGTTTTGCCGCTGGTGAAGAAGTGATTCTTCCGTTGACGAGTGAATATTGGCAACTGTTTGAAACCGACTTTATGCCGGGTGCATTCGTAACCGCGCCAAACGCAGAACCTAAGATGATTGCTTCATTGAATACTGAAGATGTCGCGTCGTTTGTGACCGGTTTGGAAGGAAACAACCTTAAGCGCACTCCTGATGACAACAATGTCATGGCAACCGCGGTTACTCGCTTTGAAAAGAATTCTGATCTAGCAACACAAGATGTATCAACAACTCTACTACCAACACCGATGTCGGTAGAAGCAGGCGAAGGTTCAGTGAGCATTGCTGGTGGTATTGCACTACCGAAAGAGGCATTTGATGCTGAGCAGTTCGCTGCAATTGAAGAACGTGCAGATGTGGTAAACGTAGATGTGAGTGGCGACCTACCTGTTAGTGTTGCTGTTGTTCCTACTCATTTTACGGGTGATTTGGCGAAATCTGGCGCTTATGAACTAAGCATCTCGGAAGAGGGGATTGCGATTAAAGCGTTTGATAAAACAGGTGCTTTCTACGCAGTTCAGTCTATTTTTGGCCTAATAGACAGTCAGAACGCTGAATCATTACCACAACTGTCGATCCAAGATGCGCCACGTTTCGATTACCGTGGTGTGATGGTGGATGTTGCTCGAAACTTCCACTCAAAAGATGCCATCCTAGCAACGCTAGATCAAATGGCGGCCTACAAGATGAATAAACTTCATCTTCACTTAACAGATGATGAAGGCTGGCGTTTAGAAATCCCAGGTTTACCAGAGTTAACGGATGTAGGGTCTAATCGTTGTTTTGATTTGGAAGAGCAAAGCTGTTTACTGCCTCAGCTAGGTTCAGGTCCAACAACAGACAACTTTGGCTCTGGTTTCTTTAGTAAAGCGGATTACGTCGAGATCTTAAGCTACGCAAAAGCGCGCAGCATCGAAGTAATCCCAGAAATTGATATGCCAGCACACGCTCGTTCTGCTGTGGTATCAATGGAAGCGCGTTACACTCGCCTAATAGCGGAAGGTAAAGAAGCGGAAGCGAACGAATACCGCTTGATGGATCCACAAGATACATCGAACGTAACCACGGTTCAGTTCTACGATAAGCAAAGTTTCATTAACCCATGTATGGAATCTTCAACTCATTTTGTCGATAAAGTGATCTCTGAAGTGGCGGCAATGCACCAAGAAGCGGGCGTTCCACTAACGACTTGGCACTTTGGCGGCGATGAAGCGAAAAACATCAAGTTAGGTGCTGGCTTACAAGATGTTAATGCAGAAGATAAAGTGGCATGGAAAGGTAACATTGACTTGGCTAAGCAAGACAAGCCATTCCAACAATCTCCACAGTGTCAGTCTTTGATCGCTGATGGTACTGTGAGCGATTTCGGTCACCTGCCAAGTCACTTTGCAGAGCAGGTATCTAAGATTGTTGCTGATAAAGGTATTCCACACTTCCAAGCATGGCAAGATGGCCTGAAATACAGCGAAGGCGAGGAAGCATTTGCAACAGAAAGTACGCGCGTTAACTTCTGGGACGTTCTTTACTGGGGCGGCACTTCATCTGTATACGACTGGTCAGCAAAAGGTTATGACGTGATTGTTTCTAACCCAGACTATGTGTACATGGATATGCCATACGAAGTCGATGCTGCAGAGCGCGGTTACTACTGGGCAACTCGTGCAACCGATACTCGTAAGATGTTTGGCTTCGCACCAGAAAACATGCCACAAAATGCAGAAACATCACTAGACCGTGACGGCAATGGCTTCAGTGGTAAAGGTGAAATTGAAGCGAAACCTTTCTATGGTTTGTCGGCGCAACTTTGGTCTGAAACAGTACGTACTGATGAGCAATATGAATACATGGTATTCCCTCGCGTTCTTGCTGCAGCAGAAAGAGCATGGCACAGAGCGGATTGGGAAAACGACTATAAAGTGGGCGTTGAATATTCTCAAGAATCAAACCTAGTGAATAAGCAGGATTTAAACAGCGACTTTAATCGCTTCGCGAATATTGTTGGTCAACGTGAACTGGCGAAACTTGAGAAAGCAGGTATTGATTACCGACTACCAGTACCGGGCGCTCAGGTTGTTGATGGTAAGCTAGCGATGAACGTACAATTCCCAGGTGTAGAGCTGCAATACTCTGCTGATGGTGAAAACTGGCTGACTTATGATGAGCAGCAACGTCCTTCGGTTTCAAGCGAAACGTACATCCGATCTATCTCTGAAAGTGGCGAGAGAGTAAGCCGAGTTACTTCGGTTAAATAA
- a CDS encoding oligogalacturonate-specific porin KdgM family protein encodes MKKIIALSALSLAFASSAFAGSSYVTGNIQIHDDGRIHGSDMTSTLEAGHTFDNSLGGFTVYSEFDGIQLGKLESENGGAGNTTPGITVGGEQSFNITDKLWVAAGYQHLFSAGESIQFRPLVKIGYNFDNGISISNRTRAHIDDTSANADTDYRMDNRIAYTVNADLALSYNNVYMIDAEAMDHELRATWTRQGVQPYFEFRSQANGVDFANGDSKQNNAFVFGASYGF; translated from the coding sequence ATGAAAAAAATTATCGCTCTAAGTGCTCTTTCTCTTGCTTTCGCTTCTAGTGCTTTCGCTGGTTCTTCTTACGTAACAGGTAACATTCAAATTCACGATGACGGCCGTATCCACGGTTCTGATATGACTTCTACGCTAGAAGCTGGTCACACGTTTGACAACTCTCTAGGCGGCTTCACGGTTTACTCTGAGTTTGATGGCATCCAACTGGGCAAACTTGAATCTGAAAATGGCGGTGCAGGTAATACTACTCCTGGTATCACTGTCGGTGGTGAGCAATCTTTCAACATTACAGACAAGTTATGGGTTGCTGCTGGTTACCAACACCTATTCTCTGCGGGTGAGAGCATTCAGTTCCGTCCATTAGTTAAGATCGGCTACAACTTCGATAACGGTATCTCTATTAGCAACCGTACTCGTGCACACATCGATGATACTTCTGCTAATGCTGACACAGACTACCGCATGGATAACCGCATTGCTTACACAGTGAATGCAGACCTAGCGCTTAGCTACAACAACGTATACATGATTGATGCAGAAGCTATGGACCATGAGTTACGTGCGACATGGACTCGTCAAGGTGTTCAACCTTACTTTGAGTTCCGTAGCCAAGCTAACGGTGTAGATTTCGCAAACGGCGACTCTAAGCAGAACAACGCATTCGTATTCGGTGCTTCTTACGGCTTCTAA
- a CDS encoding DUF411 domain-containing protein, with the protein MIRKVMTLTALAAISGQALATDVLNHKSPYCGCCTAWTEHMQDAGFDVTEKLHDDMNPIKQKLGVTPELASCHTAEIDGYVFEGHIPAEDVKAFLENPPRNAIGLAVPGMPMGSPGMEHGDKKDEYSVYAFNEKGQVFEYRHYNGN; encoded by the coding sequence ATGATTCGTAAAGTTATGACTCTTACTGCACTCGCTGCTATTTCAGGACAAGCTTTAGCTACTGATGTTCTAAACCACAAATCACCATACTGCGGCTGCTGCACAGCATGGACTGAACATATGCAAGATGCCGGGTTCGATGTCACAGAGAAGCTCCACGATGACATGAATCCAATCAAACAAAAGCTAGGTGTAACGCCAGAGCTTGCTTCTTGCCACACGGCAGAGATCGACGGCTACGTATTTGAAGGGCACATTCCAGCAGAAGACGTGAAAGCCTTTTTAGAAAACCCACCACGTAATGCGATTGGCTTGGCTGTTCCTGGCATGCCAATGGGCTCTCCGGGCATGGAGCATGGCGATAAGAAAGACGAGTATTCTGTGTACGCGTTTAACGAGAAAGGTCAGGTGTTTGAATACCGTCATTACAATGGTAATTAG